The following coding sequences lie in one Lolium perenne isolate Kyuss_39 chromosome 2, Kyuss_2.0, whole genome shotgun sequence genomic window:
- the LOC127321982 gene encoding AT-rich interactive domain-containing protein 6, whose product MPSFEPAPGEGGQTEAADTADSVNDSVNPEAAEAEAEVEPEVEAEEKGEDEPMVDDEEEDHAVGSPKVLAVPEEECAEEDGEEHKADDLVDAPPTAVESVDAPPSAVEPVDVSAKAEGNGVEDALVDVSVADQVKSEAQENLGTEMKDEAQQNEEAEMKGEEAEMKDDTRENEEPETKVDTQGNETAEMEVDKAGNGDGHTEAKVDGDNGSSLKEESDIGGDNKQDANGEDQPMSAPPGEVGDQNLSDKVSNSSFMFDYTSGGDDSGTEEEQAEFIKELERFYTTKLMEFKAPKFYGEGLNCLKLWRQVTGLGGYDQVTSCKLWRQVGESFKPPKTCTTVSWTFRNFYEKALLEYEKHKIETGEFHVAASTLTDRIASDSQVGGSQLGSGRARRESATRAMQGWHSQRMLGNGEIADPVIKDKAVMPALKKDKNLKSSGSAKRKKTPTLEDERPIKSEKLQNDSTVVDMGPPADWVKINVRRTKDCYEVYALVPGLLREEVHVQSDPAGRLIVTGEPEQLDNPWGVTPFKKVISLPSRIDPHQTSAVVTLHGQLFVRAPFEQSKS is encoded by the exons ATGCCCAGCTTCGAGCCCGCCCCCGGTGAGGGTGGCCAGACCGAGGCCGCCGACACCGCCGATTCCGTGAACGATTCGGTAAATCCCGAagccgcggaggcggaggcggaggtggagccgGAGGTGGAGGCTGAGGAAAAGGGGGAGGACGAACCCATGgtggacgatgaagaagaagaccacgCCGTTGGTTCTCCCAAGGTTTTGGCGGTGCCCGAAGAAGAGTGTGCTGAGGAAGACGGGGAGGAGCACAAGGCCGACGACCTAGTGGATGCACCTCCCACCGCCGTTGAGTCCGTGGATGCACCTCCCAGCGCCGTTGAGCCCGTGGATGTTTCGGCCAAGGCCGAAGGCAACGGCGTGGAGGATGCCCTGGTGGATGTTTCTGTGGCTGATCAGGTCAAGAGCGAAGCTCAGGAAAATCTGGGGACAGAGATGAAGGACGAGGCCCAGCAAAATGAAGAGGCTGAGATGAAGGGTGAAGAGGCTGAGATGAAGGATGACACCCGGGAAAATGAAGAGCCTGAgacgaaggtcgacacccagggaAATGAAACTGCTGAGATGGAGGTTGATAAAGCAGGAAATGGAGATGGGCACACCGAGGCCAAGGTGGATGGCGACAACGGCAGCTCGCTGAAAGAGGAAAGTGACATTGGTGGGGATAATAAGCAGGATGCCAACGGCGAGGATCAGCCAATGTCGGCGCCACCCGGAGAAGTTGGGGACCAGAACTTGTCTGACAAGGTCTCAAACAGCTCCTTCATGTTTGATTACACTAGTGGGGGCGATGACTCTGGGACGGAAGAGGAGCAGGCTGAGTTCATCAAGGAGCTTGAACGCTTCTACACGACAAAGTTAATGGAATTCAAGGCCCCAAAATTTTATGGGGAAGGGTTGAACTGCCTCAA GTTGTGGAGACAAGTAACTGGATTGGGTGGCTATGATCAG GTGACATCATGCAAACTGTGGCGTCAAGTGGGAGAGTCATTCAAACCTCCAAA gaCATGCACAACTGTTTCATGGACCTTCCGTAACTTCTATGAAAAG GCACTCCTTGAATACGAGAAACACAAAATTGAAACAGGCGAGTTCCATGTGGCTGCATCTACTTTAACAGATCGAATTGCTTCTGATAGTCAG GTGGGTGGAAGCCAATTAGGATCTGGAAGAGCTAGAAGAGAATCTGCAACTCGTGCTATGCAAGGCTGGCATTCTCAGCGCATGCTCGGCAATGGTGAAATCGCTGATCCAGTAATTAAG GACAAAGCGGTTATGCCTGCCCTGAAGAAGGATAAAAATTTGAAAAGCAGTG GTTCGGCCAAGAGGAaaaagacaccaaccttggaagATGAGAGGCCAATCAAATCTGAGAAGCTACA AAATGACTCGACAGTAGTTGACATGGGCCCCCCTGCTGACTGGGTGAAGATAAATGTCCGGAGAACT AAAGATTGTTATGAAGTCTATGCATTGGTTCCTGGCCTTCTTCGTGAAGAG GTACATGTTCAGTCAGATCCTGCTGGTCGTTTGATAGTTACTGGAGAGCCTGAGCAACTAGATAATCCTTGGGGTGTTACTCCATTCAAGAAG GTCATTAGTTTGCCCTCCCGCATTGATCCTCACCAAACCTCGGCAGTTGTCACTCTCCATGGGCAGCTATTTGTTCGTGCACCGTTTGAGCAGTCAAAATCGTGA
- the LOC127321877 gene encoding high molecular mass early light-inducible protein HV58, chloroplastic encodes MATMVALNSFASASVVGRSAVRSPVVLRRRALVVRAQAEPDMDPKKETTAETSTPSSTPTPTPMPAAPKPKAKANPSVWDALAFSGPAPERINGRLAMLGFVAALSVEAARGGGLLDQAGSGAGLGWFLTTAAVFSVASLVPLLQGQSVESKSSGVWSADAELWNGRFAMLGLVALAVTEFITGTPFVNV; translated from the exons ATGGCAACCATGGTGGCCTTGAACTCCTTCGCCAGTGCCTCAGTCGTCGGCCGCTCGGCCGTCCGCTCACCGGTCGTGCTGCGCCGGCGCGCCCTTGTCGTCAGGGCCCAGGCCGAG CCGGACATGGATCCGAAAAAGGAGACGACCGCTGAGACCTCCACCCCGAGCTCAACCCCGACCCCGACCCCCATGCCGGCGGCACCCAAGCCCAAGGCCAAGGCTAACCCCTCGGTCTGGGACGCGCTCGCCTTCAGCGGCCCGGCGCCGGAGCGCATCAACGGCCGGCTCGCCATGTTGGGCTTCGTGGCGGCTCTCTCCGTGGAGGCGGCGCGCGGTGGCGGCCTCCTCGACCAGGCCGGCAGCGGCGCCGGCCTTGGCTGGTTCCTGACAACCGCGGCGGTGTTCTCCGTGGCGTCACTGGTGCCGCTCCTCCAGGGCCAGAGCGTCGAGAGCAagtccagcggcgtctggagcGCCGACGCCGAGCTCTGGAACGGCCGCTTCGCCATGCTCGGACTCGTCGCGCTCGCCGTCACCGAGTTCATCACCGGCACGCCCTTCGTCAACGTCTAG